The Thamnophis elegans isolate rThaEle1 chromosome Z, rThaEle1.pri, whole genome shotgun sequence DNA window TCCAGTCAAAATGTTTCCACTCTAGTGGTACCAGCACCCACTCAAAATGCACCCAATCTACCAGCACCCACTCAAAATGCACCCAATCTTCCAGCACCCACTCAAAATGTTTCCACTCTAGTGGTACCCATTCAAAATGCATCCACTCTACCAGCACCCACTCAAAATGTTTCCATTCTAGTGGTACCCATTCAAAATGCATCCACTCTACCAGCATCCAGTCAAAATGTTTCCACTCTAGTGGTACCAGCACCCACTCAAAATGCACCCAATCTACCAGCACCCACTCAAAATGTTTCCACTCTAGTGGTACCCATTCAAAATGCATCCACTCTACCAGCATCCAGTCAAAATGCTTCCACTCTAGTGGTACCAGCACCCACTCAAAATGTTTCTATTCTAGTGGTACCCACTCAAAATGCATCCACTCTACCAGCATCCAGTCAAAATTCTTCCACTTTAGTGGTACCAGCACCCACTCAAAATGCTTCCACTCTAGTGGTACCAGTACCCTCTCAAAATGCACCCAATCTACCAACACCCACTCAAAATGTTTCCACTCTAGTGGTACCAGTACCCACTCAAAATGCACCCAATCTACCAGCACCCACTCAAAATGCATCCACTCTAGTGGTACCAGCACCCACTCAAAATGTTTCTATTCTAGTGGTACCCAGTCAAAATGCATCCACTCTAGTGGTACCAGTACCCTCTCAAAATGCACCCAATCTACCAGCACCCACTCAAAATGTTTCTATTCTAGTGGTACCCACTCAAAATGCATCCACTCTAGTAGTACCCATTCCAAATGTATCCACTCTAGTGGTACCCATTCAAAATGCACCCAATCTACCAGCACCCACTCAAAATGCATCCACTCTATCAGCACCCACTCAAAATGTTTCCACTCTAGTGATACCAGTACCCACTCAAAATGCATCCACTCTATCAGCACCCACTCAAAATGTTTCCACTCTAGTGATACCAGTACCCACTCAAAATGCACCCAATCTAGCAGCACCCACTCAAAATGTTTCCACTCTAGTGGTACCCACTCAAAATGCATCCACTCTACCAGCACCCAGTCAAAATGCTTCCACTCTAGTGGTACCAGTACCCTCTCAAAATGCACCCAATCTACCAACACCCACTCAAAATGTTTCCACTCTAGTGGTACCAGTACCCTCTCAAAATGCACCCAATCTACCAGCACCCACTCAAAATGCATCCACTCTAGTGGTACCCACTCAAAATTTATCCACTCTAGTAGTGTCCATTCAAAATGCATCCAATATAGGATTGTCCTCTCAAAATGTATCCAATCTAGTAATAACCACTCAAAGTGTACCCATTCCAATAGCACCCTGTCTAAATTTACCCAATCAAAATGTATCCAACTTAGTAGTACCCACGCTAGTAGTCCTTTTATTGTCCATTGGACTATCTGTTCTTTGATATCTCTTTGCATTCAGCTTTTCAATTAATAGAATTTCCCAACTTTAGacttttatgtatatgtatacataaaaagaaaaaaatcacaaatctaAAGAAACAAGGATTTACAAAACACTTTTCTAGGCTATGTTTGCTAGTGAAAATCAAGATTGATTCATAAAAAAACTAATTACTGAGTTTGAAAGCactaaaaagtgaaataaagttgCTTTATACacaattttctttcaaaattctgTTTTATAATTATTCCCTGGGAAATTTTATACCCACATTTCTctgtatgttttatttttctctgtttttctctatacaaattccttgtgtttgtAATCACacttttccaaataaaatattcaattcaattcaaattttaTGTTTCACCACATTCTTAATAATATTGTACGTAGTACAAAAAATGATGTCTctaatttaacaaacaaataaaaattatattgcaAATAGTTACAATATGCCTATGCAAATATTTTGGGTGACATATTTTGAACTTCTTTTTCCAATTATTCCActtattaagagccatggtggcgcggtggttagaatgcCAATTGCCAGAAGTCCAGCAGTTCggttctcaccagctcaaagttgactgagccttccatccttccaaggttggtaaaatgaaggcccagattgttggaggcaataggctgactctgtaaactgtaaaATACCGTGAaataatatataagtctaactgctatggctattgctattaaattttCGGACTTATTaaggtatcggacctgggtacttgagagaccgccttctgccaattacctccctacaaccaattagatcccacagattaggcctcctccagattccatcaactagccagtgtcgactgtcgaccccccgggggagagccttctctgtggctgctccggccctctggaacgatctccccgtggagattcggaccctcaccacccttcaggctttccgcaaagctaaggtgaccagacgtcccgcttttggcgggacacacccgctttccaatgcattttcccgcgtcccgcccgcctttttaaaaggcacactttttttggcgctcgcagctcccgcccatcagctgctagcttgctgggctggctcatcgttctgttctctatcctaccagatgagccagcccagcaagctagcagctgatgggcgggagctgagagcgccaaaaaaagcgtgcttttagccttttacctactacctacaaatttaagccagcccagtctcccgctcactgattggattggcctggactccagccaatcagtgagctggctgggatgggaaattttcagcacgcttgcgcgagtttccatttcctttctacaaaagacgaaagaggttgcagctgcgctgactggtgagtaatctaattctaatcgaattttccgctcgccgcggcaggaggagagggtgggggcagctgcagccgcccgcggccagttcaggggctcccgccgcccggcagaagcccctgaaccacgggtgggcggctgccccctcctcctccctgtcctcctgcggccgcgaggagtagtccgttcgtgcagaaattgcccgccccggctgagtgaattgggatcgcctgcggctgtgaggagtcctcgcggccgcaggcgatcccaattgaattcactcagccagggcgggcaatttctgcacgaacggattactcctcgtggccgcaggcgatcccaattcactcagccggggcgggcaatttctgcacgaacggactattcctcgtggccgcaggcgatcccaattcactcagccagggcgggcaattcgtgcagaaattgcccgccctggctaagtgaattgggatcgcctgcagccgcgaggaatactccgttcatgcaggagtcctcgcggccgcaggcgatcccaattgaattcactctgtgccggcggctcggctgccccctcctcctccctctcctcctgcggccgcgaggagtagtccgttcgtgcagaaattgcccgccccggctgagtgaattgggatcgcctgtggccgcgaggaatccatttgtgcaggggtcctcgcggccgcaggcgatcccaattgaattcactctgtgcgggcggcagccgctgctcccacgaggagctgcctcttcgtgaatgggatcgccgcctccgagagcatgggcgcagcggctgccgcccgcacagaacatcctctcgcttccgggggtcccgccgcccggaaagttatggaaagttatctgcgggcgccgtccgttcgtgattgggatcgatcgccggggcagcctctcgcttccggaacttcctctctcacttccgggggtcccgccgcccggcataagcccctgaaccgccgcggaatccgttcgtgaatcaaaatggatccgcgcggcaggaggagaggttggggcgctgccagccgcccgcagacaatttcctctcgttttcgggggtcccgccgcctggcaaaagcccctgaatcgcgtggaagttatctgctggcggcgtccgttcgtgattgggatccatcgccgcctccgagagggtatacagaacactatttacctaaatgtgcatatatacagtttagtattttagcatttatttttgaaaaaaatcaaactcctaaatcatggtgtatagcttattgctcctatcttggacatattttttctgatcaaacatttgtgtttactggggtggtgcataaagctgaaaagagttattgtttgtaatttttctacattattttgctgttaaagaagagttttcttcttggggatagatattgatggagatttcttgtgccattaggaattgttgcaaagaaaagataaagaatcttatggtgtgatattggtgaattttttaaaaaaatagtctgtgttgtatttctgtcccaaatagttaaatataatttcattatgaacatctgcagggtttatgggattcccataatatgggagattcatgcctttgtaggtcatatttgcccatttgtggttttctgtctcatctgtgaaattcacaaccttttatttgttatgttctgaatttttctctttttagaaagtgataagaaatctacctgcaatttaatcttgaccaggcatcctgacttttaagaagtcactgacatgccagttttaaaattgttttttttcttgatagttaaggtcaaaaatttaaacttgctgtcacaactttgagcagggtgtgagactgttgatgtccattttactgtctttcaataactgtataatgttccaatcaagcctcaaattaagatgttaccaactagtatgtgaactactggaaagattgtgtgcctatagagttaagagtaagagtttcatttcatgcatcagaaggctgtatagtgtagagagaaaaatatgttcaaaacattacagttgtatgtgttagccgcctgaatatatattactgtctttgttttaaaaaatttctctcaggatcccaaaatggtatttgtttgtatgggttatatttatcaatatgtattgcattaaatattgaaatctaagtattcactgctactgtggattctcacaattgtttgatgggatttcaacataggctggcaaatttgaattttgagtacccttgattgggtctgaccctctggactccaaggagagattttaagaaacactgatttcttttgccaggtaatatgtaataggttgccactgcaagtgtatttgaaaaagatagcttactctatggtgttgtttttttatttttatactggaattcttcatgaaaaaatccaaaaggatttacaaaagaataataaaatatctcttcaagaaaacaataaaactaacagtgtcagtgaagataatatagaaaagcaaggcataattcatttttaaaaagcagtctaagagggaggttgtcctgaagcacatgttactctagaattgccttgggtgaacaggcttgatttcagctgttcaaacaaaccaatgtgtagaaaacagctacacatttcctaatttattattaaataatttgtattctatcaggggctttcagcagtttacagcaacaaaaatgccaaataaaattatattattataaaatcattgtaacaattccacaaaaacaataaaaagaaaatccagtgataaaaccatattaaatcccaatggctctagattctagaagacagaataatttgtacagccttcctgaatggacagcaggttagggctccctgctctggaggaggtttccaaaggatgggcaccagctgagaccttcctcctgagaaagccctacctttgtcatgaatgggattactagcagggcctccccagaagatatttaaagctctggtaagatagctttgaggggggtggtctttaaatatttggactttaagctgattttggaaaatctgtaaattttaaagcacaaaactgctattggcttgtttccagatgagtcatttactgtaaggagtataggctcaatgtattttaaaataatattttatttattgtgcatatgatttttttaaatagtggtattctgtgttgattctttttttaaattgtcttagactatttaaaaaaagattctatccaaaataaattgaaacaagccattttaaaaatttctatgcacaatactttgaaatggactcaggagtcatgattgacactgagtgaatttgcacttttaataatcaggaagatacaatggcattgaaaaaagtgactgatgaccatttttcacacttagcgaccattttcacacttagcgaccgttgtggcatcctcatggttacgcgatcaaaatgttgatgtttggcaacagattcgtatttctgatggtcgctaagtgaggagtctcgaggagggggaaaacatttagtgaccaaagttacaatggcattgaaaaaagtgactgatgaccatttttcacacttagcgaccgttgcgaccatttttcacacttagcgaccattgcagcatcctcatggtcacgtgatcaaaattttgtttggcaacagattcgtatttatgctggtttcagtgtcctggggtgaccttttgacaaaaaaaaatttttttaatcgagcccccccccccccccccccccggtcaagggtgtccctcttttccaatctgaaaatctggtcatcttacgcaaagctgttaaaacctggctgttcctgcaggcctggggctgatgagttcccaaccccactcgaatggttgtggctgttgatgagttttaatctgtttttaaatatatatttttttgtatttgttttgtcttgtgtcttttgtactccccctttccctatttggtttgttagccgccctgagtcccctcggggaatagggcggcatacaagtttaataaaatcaaatcaagtttATCTTTAGCCTTGCATGTCTCTATGAGGGCTTTCTCTGCTCTCCTCTTATGAATGCACAACCATTTTGCTCCAATTTCTCATAGAGAACTGAAGCAGCGATACCTGCTCATGTAAAGCAGGAATGCAGCAGTTGATAAAGCAGCCTTATGACTCTGGAGAAAGATGATATTGTTTTCATAATTATAAACTACAGTAAAGGAAATTATGAATCAAAATCAGGATTGTTTTGTCTTCATTAAATTTTCCCTGCTGTTCAAGTCAGGCCTTAAAACAATTGTATAACATTTGGGAAGAAAGATGAAGCTCAGCAAACCAGCACTAGAGGCCAAGATGGAAAATATCTCCACTGCCACTATGTATTTTCCTTTAGTGCTCAAATGGTTTGGAACAAAGGGtatccagacactgcagaagaccaacatgctgaaagtcatgaacttggcttcattgaaagtatCAGGTAATTTCCTGGCCATGAAGGCAACCAATAACAGCCAAGAAGCCCAAATAGCTTAGGACACTGTAGAACATAGTCACAGAGCCTTGGTTGCACTGCAGTATAATTTCTTCCACTTCTGAATCCATGTCAGTGTCTGGGAACGGGGGAGAAATTGTTAGCTATCCTGTTAGTAATTTTCCATTTTGATCAAGTGACACTTTGTCCTCAGCACTGTTGTTAAACGAAACACCTTTTAAGAAATGATGTAGCTATGTGggtggggagagacagagagagagattagaaaaagaagaattatatgcatttttttaaggaaaaggatAAGACTGGGCTCAATGGACATCATGGGCTGATAAAAACATAGTCAAAAGAAATGAAGGCCTGGGAAGGAAATATAAAGAGCATGAATTATGGAGATATAGGATGAATCTTTTAGTCTCAAAAATAATGATCTTCCAAAAGACATTGAGGCAATCACCTGCCATGAATTTAGATTCTTAAGGTTCATTCTTCCTGCTTCTGCTGTTGATCTTTGTCTAAATTTGGATGAAGTCATAGCCTGTAAATGGACAATGGCATAGACAGAATTATAGATGCTATGGCTATGACCAatcatgttcattttttaaaatgttccaggAAGATCTTCTAGTTTTATTTTCCCACTGCAGATATCTCCATTCACTGAAGTTTTAAATACACAGTTGAAGGCTTGCTGCCAAAGGTCTTCAATAAATCCATCTTCTGTGCTGGAtggatttatttaaaacaaaaggagTGAATCTTGGTGGGTTATTAGCAGGAATTGTGAAGGACACAGCAGCATCGTGGACCATTTGGGCATCCCAGTCACATTGATAAACATGTGAAGTGAGTTCAACTTGAGCTGTCAATATCCAGACTTTTCTTTTGTTGATCTTGtccaacttttctttctttctttctctttctttctttctctttctttctttctgatagATCTTGTAACCATCCTGGTAGCATCATGGAATATGATTCGCCATAAAATATCATGTTATTTGTCCTGCTATCCATGATTTTATCATGGATTTCTTCCTCTTGGTTGAACAAGATGCCAATTTCATTAAAATATGTTATTATGGACATTTTCTCTATGGCTTCAAAGCTTAATACCATGCTTAATCAGATACTTTTTTTAGCTTCTATCAGTAGACTACATCATACAccaccctcttctttccttcttttccttcacaACCAGTAGCAAATATTTTCAAgaacttgttggaagaaatgtccatctgggttcagttccaagtggggggaaagacactggattcatggaagttgcttggaaataaggtttattgatggtggacaagaccacatggTTTAAGGTCCttgctgggggggggaagggaagagatgctggctttatgccctctctgggcttttgaatttgagcttgtattctgattggttgtcacactcccatggggccatgcaagggaaACTCTGTAGGTTGTCCTGAATCCCAGGTTTGGTtcagccttgctgggtgatgatgtaatgaatgggattgggcaattcctactatggctctgcctgaaggaggtagatctttgttgtgtagagtagactggctcaggccttaatgacccattgacaaaaatggggctgagtttctgcctcccttttaggggaaatattctgtccttttaatatctcctaaaacatttcatttttctaggagaggggtgggtacaATCTGTTGGAGGGCAAAATGCCCATGAAGCAaagtataatacaatacaatagcagagttggaaggaaccttggaggtcttctattcaaccccctgcctaggtaagaaatcctataccatttcagagaaatgctatccaacatcttcttaaagacttgcagtgttggggcattcacaacttctggaagcaagctgttccactggttaattgttctaactgtcaggaagtttctcctcggttctcagttgcttctctccttgattagtttccacccattgcttcttgttctaccctcaggtcccttggagaatagtttgactccctcttcttcgtggcaacccctgagatattgcaacactgctatcatgtcttccctagtccttctttctattaaactattaAAAGTAGATCTGGCAAGTCAATATTTCAAAAGATGGTGATCATGATTGTGGAGATTCTCTCATAAACTTAATGTGCATCATGTCAGCTGCTCACTGTTTCAGTAATAATCTGTAACAgaagtgggttgcaaatcccggcgCTACCAGTTCACTTGTGCTTGCACACGTGCACTCATGCAAAgcttctgtgtatgtgcagaagtACCTGgccgggtgggtggagcctcccaccaccaccattatTGCTTTGCCCGATCCGGGACGAACCGggatcaacccacctctgatttgtaagTATTTAATAGATGTTTCTGGAAATATATTATGTAACTTTCCCTGCAAATATTGGTGAAGATTTTATGTGAAACACATGAAATCAAGGAAAACTATGAAGGGGAAAGTGAGAAGCATGGGGAGAAAGCAAGTTGGCAGGGAAGACTGCTCTCTTTTGGACAGAAGGGGGTGGCTCTTTGAAACAGTAGGTGATGATGTTCTATTGACCACTAGGAGGCAGTACATGACCAGATTGAGTATCATCAGATATTGAATCTGAGGATTTTTCCATACTGGTAAGGATGAACTTACCTTATGAATTGAAGCAAGGAAGAGGCAGTTCAGTATATTGTAGTAACTTGATTATCTGCACGTTAAATTTCCCCCAGAAGGTGTTTGGGGACTAATATTTGATCAAAGCATTTACCTTTGGAGGGGATAAAGAAAAATGGTCTGCAATGGAATGTGCGTCATTCTCCTTTATGGGGAAACAGAAAAAGATAATGTCCCTTCATTCAAACCAGGAAATGAATGAGTTGATTCTGAGTGCTAAAATGAAAGGGCCCTTTAGCAATAAAGCTGTGTGGTTGtcgttttttttaatagaaagtaggttttattcatcttttcttttttcctgggaCCAACTTCTTTTCATGATGGTCAAACTTTATGTGCATCCAGAAAAGCTCAGATAGGAAGCATAATGGCTAGCAATGAAAAGAGAACAGAAAGTCAGGCAAAGTTGCAGAGAAGTGAGTAATATTTCATGAAGAGAAAGAATAAACAATGAGGCTAATCAAGTCTGTTATAAAATTACAGACTCTTCTTAACTGTAAGACGGAAGTAACATACAGCACTTAGAACAGCTTGAGTTAGAAGACCTTTAACTTACTTCGTCTCTAGGGAGAGTTTgtgtttccttctctttttttttctgggaggggAAAGCATTTCTATTTTGTGCCTGTTTATTTCCTTTTCAGGTTTTGACGTGAACGATCAGTAGATGTTGCAAATGGCTGTAGTTGGCAACCACAAAGATATCCAAATGATTGTTGGTAACGTATGTTGACTGGCTTTAAGCTGTGCGATTCCCAGAAAAACATGTGTCTGACAAGCTCTTTGTCCTTTGCTAGAGTTGttgctttagattttttttagattttaaaaggAGAATGGCAATCTGGCATGTTTCAGAGCTCTGGACCTCACACAGACCCCAGAAATAgccttaaaaaaatattctggaaggctgcagatttttattttttatttttttgccttctgataaatggattttttaataaaacatttggTTAAATATTCTGGATGGTAACCGTTTGATGAGCTACTCATAACACATTCTCAAAATTTCAGACGTATTCATTAAGGTTGGAGGATCGTGTTTGATGTATACTATGCACACCTGGTCCAAAATATTGTGCTTGACAGGATAAGAGAACAAAAGGGTAGATCACCACCATTACTGCTAAGGCCAACATTTTCAAATACCTTGCTGAACCATTATGCAATCCTTGTTTATCCTGCTGTTATCACCACCTCACAACATTGCTAGAAGTAGACTTCAGCTATAACCATGTAAATCTGAACCTTTGCCCTTTTGCAAGTTTCATAAAAGATTACACACTTGTAGCTGCCCTCTTGATGTTTTTTGAACTTTCTGCCCCACCCATCAGTCTCAGGTTCTCTATATTCTCATAAACGTAAATCCTTCTCTCATGGTGATGTCACATAAAACAGAACTTTAACCCTGGTGTGTTATTGTAACCTGTCATCTGGCATAGTTCAAGGATTGTTTCCTTTAACTAcaggttgttgttttgtttttgcatgagACTCATCATTTCAAAAGAAAGGCAAGAATTTGAAAAATAGGCAGACCAAGTCAAAAGGGAACTAGATATGAATTGTCCAAATTTTTACTCAACGTTAGATTATATCTTAGATTtcctggctgttttttttttaaagagttgtcACTTTGATTTTTAAGCAGGGGAAGGAGATAGAAATCTTGTAATTGTGTTGTCCTTGCTGGGAATATTAGACATGAGGCAGATCCACATTTTCTGCTCACCTATTAATAGTAGGGCCTACCTCCAACACGCACACTTCTGGAATTTAGGAATGACGACATCATCCTCCATCTGTTCCCTACTATTCATACATATTATATACCCGTGATGATGAACTTCCgggttgctcatagggccatttttctccctctggagaaaagcctccggagggcctccggggatgggggaggccatttttgcccccctccccccaggctcctagaaatacTCGAAAAACAagtccatcatgtgccaaaagtgggaggttgtgcatgcatgcatgtggaagtcacgcacatagaattatgggtgtggggcaTGCCCATGTATGactccccctgcactccccccacttttggcacatgatggggaaaagattagccatcactgctatctACCCACCCTCCCCAGTTTGCGTTTATTTGGCTTCAAGACTCCTACCTGCTGTTCTAAACTATCGTAAGCCCTCCTTCATAGTTGATCTGCAGTCCTGTCTTCCAGACATGATTGGCTTTAGCACCTGACATTATCTTCTCTCCTCCAGCAACTGTCCTCTGCCTTTTATGTCCATTTCATCCCCAAATGCCAGCCTCCAATATTTTCCATTAGTCAGCAGC harbors:
- the LOC116520547 gene encoding mucin-5AC-like; the protein is MICAGYPNSRKLSCHCDSGGPLACLVEGRWTQAGIVSWRIGCASKIYPGVYTSVSYYSDWIKDVMEENMKNKSNSSNVPAQNASTLPASSQNVSTLVVPIQNASTLPASSQNVSTLVVPIQNASTLPASSQNVSTLVVPIQNASTLPAPSQNVSTLVVPIQNASTLPAPTQNVSTLVVPIQNASTLPASSQNVSTLVVPIQNASTLPASSQNVSTLVVPIQNASTLPAPTQNVSTLVVPIQNASTLPASSQNVSTLVVPIQNASTLPASSQNVSTLVVPAPTQNAPNLPAPTQNAPNLPAPTQNVSTLVVPIQNASTLPASSQNVSTLVVPAPTQNAPNLPAPTHNAPNLPAPTQNVSTLVVPIQNASTLPASSQNASTLVVPIQNASTLPASSQNVSTLVVPAPTQNAPNLPAPTQNAPNLPAPTQNVSTLVVPIQNASTLPAPTQNVSILVVPIQNASTLPASSQNVSTLVVPAPTQNAPNLPAPTQNVSTLVVPIQNASTLPASSQNASTLVVPAPTQNVSILVVPTQNASTLPASSQNSSTLVVPAPTQNASTLVVPVPSQNAPNLPTPTQNVSTLVVPVPTQNAPNLPAPTQNASTLVVPAPTQNVSILVVPSQNASTLVVPVPSQNAPNLPAPTQNVSILVVPTQNASTLVVPIPNVSTLVVPIQNAPNLPAPTQNASTLSAPTQNVSTLVIPVPTQNASTLSAPTQNVSTLVIPVPTQNAPNLAAPTQNVSTLVVPTQNASTLPAPSQNASTLVVPVPSQNAPNLPTPTQNVSTLVVPVPSQNAPNLPAPTQNASTLVVPTQNLSTLVVSIQNASNIGLSSQNVSNLVITTQSVPIPIAPCLNLPNQNVSNLVVPTLVVLLLSIGLSVL